A window from Anoplolepis gracilipes chromosome 15, ASM4749672v1, whole genome shotgun sequence encodes these proteins:
- the LOC140674100 gene encoding uncharacterized protein isoform X2, translated as MSNPEEMDSCVPDTQETCKNSNEDSERKIFNENQHASWNESQDFHLIVEDESMTEKTKLSMEAEDANHQDSAGQSNLQQIPDTSQTDDKVVATNDKEVKNIGDEKVMESESVGNVFSDVNDSEKKDELSDEDEIIQATPPQNHSPSRKAVSNIDATNLKRRAEPIDELPSKIARTVSMEDIVDSEKRLENEEEESRQSDESDDSYQDLFKNIDKHVVIEETQDPTNQEFTQNSLSSPFECTTTNDDKAQAPHQSEQANQQEEVFSEKRCSMEKDENLNVSAKLTDVSANDSIVVNVNSINESDSQVEDKGMEDLPIEANRNVDSTAAEKFVVETLDETDKSVEVKDTEIIFDEDNKIEHANCIEKTDNNDEKTSSSQIKLRTSIEVIYEEGANQTANNDENKSKEVVEIDEDEGDKIVDSSTEVIYDGKKNKPEPEVVEIVDDSRDDSERTHPGRILNSGEGSEIQSVEKSSIDFSYKSTESVKESWDSRPLTSDDRMVNGSLESKKTDNDGTLSMESDAFSGCDGSIFTKPDNVDNVKKQDNVKSNSFVFRDPDNIELINISDNDTPNAEEKKKSDPIHNTASTKTVQVEREIGMYVKLKCVIHMDENTKEHVNKELTAVNCEPVIIESTSRQKNEDSQSSLADISDNKDSPPCSVNSNPQLYQLNPSRLSIMSSISSSSSASSAAALAAKIALKAHYPMGPMRYVKKSSHESLLTDKLVLDEIYDRVTREWKNHHLMTATILSYANSELGATNISNIELDHRNPHLRDNFVRSSTPEETAVIDAKLELTTTPKNTKKGKAVKRQRGKVTRSNVMQTNGNEDMVNINTEPTLHASFVTETDTPSRKKSRLESTENKLDTDGLANSSLQNDPADELVGKSVFAKWSDKNYYPGVVSDRLKTKYKVNFYDGKSKTLIPEFVIPIPKILREGLSVYATTKTNDYGSCGIIIDSHTSTSTINKGEDNSDTYYTVETDDGERLRVQVRDIFLSNDQAQVLKEEVESLDKGSLPSTPKALGQVTLDNLVDGKRRSKRIGTPVFSTPKSRDSGISSSTSKTRSSKPSVSGMSRLKDTSENEGMSSDSNVGSAQVEDEYVLRGVQREIIGTPCEQIVKGPQNRIKGKSRNKKKIEDPQIIATLGPIPPANSTIFKDKSFILTCVDVKMCERFKEPASSIEIEVSDTEVETENEEEWNERPFVRDRLHAQILAGGGKIYENFDQIPREEYKNTTLITNVPNTTAKSVLCLSVGIPMCNHRWIIRCCSEGKRVTQGEEELPTGWSLQKKKYVERFEAKDKPLSETIVIIPNLVSDSWFVTFWRQVCDNAGAVVIIVDDLGAMETMDFASRNKIVLSNRKCPSWAVNRANQLQIPIVSTTWVIQCLIEVISQHKTMQEK; from the exons ATGTCGAATCCAGAGGAAATGGACAGCTGTGTGCCAGATACACAAGAGACTTGTAAAAATTCCAATGAGGATTCTGAAAGGAAAATTTTCAACGAAAACCAACACGCAAGCTGGAATGAAAGCCAAGATTTTCATCTAATTGTTGAAGATGAGAGCATGACAGAAAAAACAAAGCTCTCTATGGAGGCTGAAGACGCTAATCATCAAGATTCTGCTGGACAATCGAATCTACAGCAGATTCCAGACACGTCACAAACAGATGATAAAGTAGTGGCCACAAATGataaagaagtaaaaaatatcgGAGATGAAAAAGTAATGGAAAGCGAGAGTGTAGGGAATGTATTCAGTGATGTGAATGATTCGGAGAAGAAAGATGAACTTTCTGACGAAGACGAAATCATTCAAGCTACACCTCCGCAAAATCACTCGCCATCTAGGAAAGCTGTCAGCAATATTGATGCTACGAATTTGAAACGTAGAGCTGAGCCCATCGACGAACTACCTTCTAAAATCGCTAGAACGGTCTCTATGGAAGATATAGTGGATTCTGAGAAACGATTGGAGAATGAGGAAGAAGAGAGTCGTCAATCTGACGAATCTGATGACTCCTATCAAGacttattcaaaaatatcgaCAAGCACGTCGTAATAGAGGAGACTCAGGATCCAACCAATCAAGAATTTACTCAAAACTCTTTGTCGAGTCCCTTTGAATGTACAACAACTAATGATGATAAGGCACAGGCCCCTCATCAGTCCGAACAAGCAAATCAACAAGAGGAAGTCTTCTCCGAGAAACGTTGCAGTATGGAGAAGGACGAAAATCTGAATGTTTCCGCGAAACTGACCGACGTCAGCGCCAATGACAGCATTGTCGTCAACGTAAATTCCATAAACGAAAGTGACTCACAAGTGGAAGACAAAGGAATGGAAGATTTGCCGATTGAAGCGAATAGGAACGTTGATTCGACGGCTGCCGAGAAATTTGTCGTTGAAACGTTAGACGAAACGGATAAATCGGTAGAAGTAAAGGATaccgaaataatttttgacgaagataataaaattgagcACGCAAATTGCATCGAGAAAACCGAcaataatgatgaaaaaacCTCATCTTCTCAGATCAAACTTCGCACCAGCATAGAAGTGATATACGAAGAAGGTGCGAATCAAACTGCTAATAAcgatgaaaataaatcaaagGAAGTGGTGGAGATCGACGAAGACGAAGGCGACAAAATTGTGGACTCGTCAACCGAAGTGATATACGACGGCAAAAAAAACAAACCGGAGCCGGAAGTCGTCGAAATCGTCGACGACTCGCGAGATGATAGCGAGAGGACTCATCCAGGACGAATCTTGAATTCTGGAGAGGGCTCTGAGATACAATCCGTGGAAAAGAGTAGCATCGATTTCAGCTACAAGTCTACAGAGAGCGTGAAAGAGTCGTGGGATTCGAGACCACTAACGTCAGACGATAGGATGGTAAACGGTAGCCTCGAATCCAAGAAGACCGATAACGATGGAACTCTGAGCATGGAATCGGATGCGTTCTCCGGGTGTGATGGGTCAATCTTTACGAAACCTGACAACGTAGACAATGTGAAAAAGCAAGATAACGTCAAGAGTAATTCCTTCGTGTTCAGGGATCCGGACAATATTGAGCTGATTAATATAAGTGACAATGATACGCCCAATgcggaagagaaaaaaaaatctgatccAATTCACAACACTGCGTCGACCAAAACCGTGCAG gtGGAGCGAGAGATTGGTATGTATGTCAAACTGAAGTGCGTGATTCACATGGACGAAAACACGAAAGAACATGTGAACAAGGAACTGACGGCGGTGAATTGCGAGCCCGTGATAATCGAGTCTACAAGTAGGCAAAAGAACGAGGACAGTCAGTCTTCATTGGCGGACATCTCCGACAACAAGGATTCACCACCTTGTTCCGTCAATAGCAATCCCCAATTATACCAACTGAACCCTTCCCGACTGTCTATAATGTCATCCATCAGCTCATCGAGCTCGGCGTCCAGCGCCGCTGCTCTAGCCGCGAAAATTGCTCTAAAGGCACATTACCCGATGGGACCAATGAGATACGTGAAGAAGTCTTCTCACGAATCGTTACTGACAGACAAGCTGGTATTGGACGAAATTTACGATCGCGTGACGCGCGAGTGGAAAAATCACCACTTGATGACCGCGACGATCCTGAGTTACGCGAACTCTGAGCTTGGTGCGACGAATATCAGCAACATCGAGCTGGATCATCGTAATCCTCACTTGAGAGATAACTTTGTGCGTTCATCGACGCCGGAAGAAACCGCCGTGATTGATGCAAAACTCGAGTTAACTACCACGCCGAAGAACACGAAGAAGGGAAAGGCTGTGAAAAGACAGAGGGGCAAAGTGACGAGATCAAACGTCATGCAGACCAACGGCAATGAGGACATGGTGAATATAAATACCGAGCCGACTCTGCACGCTTCCTTCGTCACGGAGACCGACACACCGTCCAGGAAGAAGAGCAGATTAGAAAGTACGGAGAATAAATTGGACACGGACGGCCTGGCGAATTCGTCGCTGCAAAACGATCCGGCCGACGAACTGGTCGGTAAAAGCGTATTTGCCAAATGGTcggacaaaaattattatcctgGCGTGGTGAGCGATCGACTCAAGACCAAATACAAAGTGAATTTTTACGACGGTAAGAGCAAGACACTCATACCGGAGTTTGTGATACCAATACCAAAGATTCTGAGGGAGGGTCTGTCCGTGTACGCGACTACAAAGACCAACGATTACGGCTCTTGCGGCATCATCATCGACTCCCATACGTCGACCTCGACGATAAACAAAGGCGAGGATAACAGCGATACGTATTACACGGTAGAGACCGACGATGGTGAGCGATTGCGCGTGCAGGTACGAGATATTTTCCTCTCGAACGATCAGGCGCAGGTACTAAAAGAGGAGGTGGAATCCTTGGACAAGGGCTCTCTGCCGAGCACGCCAAAAGCGCTCGGCCAGGTGACGCTTGACAACTTGGTGGATGGCAAACGACGTTCCAAGCGAATTGGCACGCCCGTCTTCTCGACTCCTAAGTCTAGGGATAGTGGAATAAGCAGTTCGACAAGCAAGACCAGATCTTCGAAACCTTCTGTGTCCGGTATGTCCAGATTAAAGGACACGTCGGAGAACGAGGGCATGTCGAGCGACTCGAATGTTGGATCGGCTCAGGTCGAGGACGAGTACGTTCTAAGAGGTGTACAGAGGGAGATCATCGGCACGCCGTGCGAGCAGATTGTAAAGGGTCCACAAAACAGAATTAAAGGCAAGTCGCGTAACAAGAAGAAGATAGAAGATCCACAGATCATCGCCACACTTGGTCCGATCCCACCGGCGAACTCCACCATTTTCAAAGACAAATCGTTCATCCTCACTTGCGTAGACGTGAAAATGTGTGAGAg atttaaagaACCCGCATCGAGTATAGAAATAGAAGTTTCCGACACAGAAGTCGAGACCGAGAACGAGGAGGAATGGAATGAGCGACCATTCGTACGCGATAGGCTACACGCGCAGATCCTGGCGGGCGGCGGTAAGATTTACGAGAACTTCGATCAGATACCAAGGGAAGAGTATAAAAATACGACACTTATCACAAACGTACCGAACACGACGGCAAAAAGCGTTCTGTGCCTATCGGTTGGCATCCCCATGTGCAATCACAGATGGATCATTAGATGCTGTTCAGAA GGAAAGAGAGTAACACAAGGGGAGGAAGAGCTTCCAACTGGTTGGAGTTTACAGAAAAAGAAGTATGTAGAAAGGTTCGAAGCCAAGGATAAGCCGTTGTCGGAGACCATCGTAATAATTCCCAATTTAGTATCTGATAGTTGGTTTGTCACATTCTGGCGGCAAGTTTGCGACAACGCGGGCGCGGTAGTCATAATCGTCGATGACTTAg gaGCTATGGAAACAATGGATTTCGCCAGTAGGAATAAAATAGTTCTGTCTAATCGGAAATGCCCATCGTGGGCTGTGAACAGAGCAAATCAATTACAAATTCCAATAGTGTCGACTACGTGGGTGATTCAGTGCTTAATTGAAG TAATAAGCCAGCATAAGACCATGCAAGAAAAATAG
- the LOC140673943 gene encoding syntaxin-18 isoform X1, producing the protein MDVSALFKATVRTVDSRNKELGTPTSTPARRAAAKSTFCLKAHAVVVQISKLRELLLENRKAYLNFSSYLSSAPRMTDAERDEIDIGGQQIMSTCSQLVKDLRREIATSAEDLSRQNVEHREIMLLLIEDYLKNVCHIYSEQKAMRVKRAVEMQKIAKLQADPKPDRPDMRKSALNATERSTDDRETKSHSTESSPMKIQEINEDVNTLTYEEEPSAEDIQMFESENEQLYNELNNVAEEVKQIESKVVHIAELQEIFTEKVLDQDKDLDRLMTTVVGSTENVKEANEQIRQAIQRNAGLRVWILFFLLVMSFSLLFLDWYNP; encoded by the coding sequence ATGGATGTGAGCGCGTTATTCAAGGCCACCGTGAGAACGGTGGACTCTCGCAACAAAGAGCTCGGTACCCCGACGAGCACGCCGGCGAGGAGAGCGGCCGCCAAGAGTACCTTCTGCCTGAAGGCGCACGCGGTCGTCGTCCAGATCTCGAAGCTGCGCGAGCTTCTGCTGGAGAATCGTAAAGCCTACCTAAACTTCTCTAGCTACCTGTCATCCGCACCGCGTATGACGGACGCGGAACGCGACGAGATCGACATTGGGGGACAGCAGATAATGAGCACGTGCTCGCAGCTGGTCAAGGACCTCAGGAGGGAGATCGCGACGTCCGCGGAAGACCTGTCCCGGCAGAACGTCGAGCACCGCGAGATTATGCTGCTGCTGATAGAGGATTATCTGAAGAACGTCTGTCATATATACTCGGAGCAGAAGGCTATGCGGGTCAAGAGGGCTGTGGAGATGCAGAAGATTGCCAAGCTACAGGCGGATCCTAAGCCCGATCGGCCGGACATGAGGAAATCGGCATTGAATGCGACAGAGAGATCCACGGACGATCGCGAGACTAAAAGTCATTCGACCGAATCGAGTCCGATGAAGATACAGGAGATAAACGAGGATGTTAATACGTTGACGTATGAAGAAGAACCATCAGCTGAAGACATCCAGATGTTCGAATCGGAGAACGAGCAGTTGTACAATGAACTGAACAATGTGGCAGAGGAAGTTAAACAAATCGAGAGCAAAGTGGTTCACATTGCCGAGCTTCAGGAGATCTTTACGGAGAAGGTTCTGGATCAAGACAAGGATCTGGACAGGTTGATGACGACGGTAGTCGGATCCACGGAGAATGTAAAGGAGGCCAACGAGCAGATTCGACAAGCGATCCAACGGAATGCTGGTCTCAGGGTGTGGatcctcttcttccttctgGTAATGTCGTTTTCGCTACTGTTCCTCGATTGGTATAATCcataa
- the LOC140674100 gene encoding uncharacterized protein isoform X1 has translation MSNPEEMDSCVPDTQETCKNSNEDSERKIFNENQHASWNESQDFHLIVEDESMTEKTKLSMEAEDANHQDSAGQSNLQQIPDTSQTDDKVVATNDKEVKNIGDEKVMESESVGNVFSDVNDSEKKDELSDEDEIIQATPPQNHSPSRKAVSNIDATNLKRRAEPIDELPSKIARTVSMEDIVDSEKRLENEEEESRQSDESDDSYQDLFKNIDKHVVIEETQDPTNQEFTQNSLSSPFECTTTNDDKAQAPHQSEQANQQEEVFSEKRCSMEKDENLNVSAKLTDVSANDSIVVNVNSINESDSQVEDKGMEDLPIEANRNVDSTAAEKFVVETLDETDKSVEVKDTEIIFDEDNKIEHANCIEKTDNNDEKTSSSQIKLRTSIEVIYEEGANQTANNDENKSKEVVEIDEDEGDKIVDSSTEVIYDGKKNKPEPEVVEIVDDSRDDSERTHPGRILNSGEGSEIQSVEKSSIDFSYKSTESVKESWDSRPLTSDDRMVNGSLESKKTDNDGTLSMESDAFSGCDGSIFTKPDNVDNVKKQDNVKSNSFVFRDPDNIELINISDNDTPNAEEKKKSDPIHNTASTKTVQVEREIGMYVKLKCVIHMDENTKEHVNKELTAVNCEPVIIESTSRQKNEDSQSSLADISDNKDSPPCSVNSNPQLYQLNPSRLSIMSSISSSSSASSAAALAAKIALKAHYPMGPMRYVKKSSHESLLTDKLVLDEIYDRVTREWKNHHLMTATILSYANSELGATNISNIELDHRNPHLRDNFVRSSTPEETAVIDAKLELTTTPKNTKKGKAVKRQRGKVTRSNVMQTNGNEDMVNINTEPTLHASFVTETDTPSRKKSRLESTENKLDTDGLANSSLQNDPADELVGKSVFAKWSDKNYYPGVVSDRLKTKYKVNFYDGKSKTLIPEFVIPIPKILREGLSVYATTKTNDYGSCGIIIDSHTSTSTINKGEDNSDTYYTVETDDGERLRVQVRDIFLSNDQAQVLKEEVESLDKGSLPSTPKALGQVTLDNLVDGKRRSKRIGTPVFSTPKSRDSGISSSTSKTRSSKPSVSGMSRLKDTSENEGMSSDSNVGSAQVEDEYVLRGVQREIIGTPCEQIVKGPQNRIKGKSRNKKKIEDPQIIATLGPIPPANSTIFKDKSFILTCVDVKMCERFKEPASSIEIEVSDTEVETENEEEWNERPFVRDRLHAQILAGGGKIYENFDQIPREEYKNTTLITNVPNTTAKSVLCLSVGIPMCNHRWIIRCCSEGKRVTQGEEELPTGWSLQKKKYVERFEAKDKPLSETIVIIPNLVSDSWFVTFWRQVCDNAGAVVIIVDDLGAMETMDFASRNKIVLSNRKCPSWAVNRANQLQIPIVSTTWVIQCLIEGKTCQHDQHPRYKYNYILH, from the exons ATGTCGAATCCAGAGGAAATGGACAGCTGTGTGCCAGATACACAAGAGACTTGTAAAAATTCCAATGAGGATTCTGAAAGGAAAATTTTCAACGAAAACCAACACGCAAGCTGGAATGAAAGCCAAGATTTTCATCTAATTGTTGAAGATGAGAGCATGACAGAAAAAACAAAGCTCTCTATGGAGGCTGAAGACGCTAATCATCAAGATTCTGCTGGACAATCGAATCTACAGCAGATTCCAGACACGTCACAAACAGATGATAAAGTAGTGGCCACAAATGataaagaagtaaaaaatatcgGAGATGAAAAAGTAATGGAAAGCGAGAGTGTAGGGAATGTATTCAGTGATGTGAATGATTCGGAGAAGAAAGATGAACTTTCTGACGAAGACGAAATCATTCAAGCTACACCTCCGCAAAATCACTCGCCATCTAGGAAAGCTGTCAGCAATATTGATGCTACGAATTTGAAACGTAGAGCTGAGCCCATCGACGAACTACCTTCTAAAATCGCTAGAACGGTCTCTATGGAAGATATAGTGGATTCTGAGAAACGATTGGAGAATGAGGAAGAAGAGAGTCGTCAATCTGACGAATCTGATGACTCCTATCAAGacttattcaaaaatatcgaCAAGCACGTCGTAATAGAGGAGACTCAGGATCCAACCAATCAAGAATTTACTCAAAACTCTTTGTCGAGTCCCTTTGAATGTACAACAACTAATGATGATAAGGCACAGGCCCCTCATCAGTCCGAACAAGCAAATCAACAAGAGGAAGTCTTCTCCGAGAAACGTTGCAGTATGGAGAAGGACGAAAATCTGAATGTTTCCGCGAAACTGACCGACGTCAGCGCCAATGACAGCATTGTCGTCAACGTAAATTCCATAAACGAAAGTGACTCACAAGTGGAAGACAAAGGAATGGAAGATTTGCCGATTGAAGCGAATAGGAACGTTGATTCGACGGCTGCCGAGAAATTTGTCGTTGAAACGTTAGACGAAACGGATAAATCGGTAGAAGTAAAGGATaccgaaataatttttgacgaagataataaaattgagcACGCAAATTGCATCGAGAAAACCGAcaataatgatgaaaaaacCTCATCTTCTCAGATCAAACTTCGCACCAGCATAGAAGTGATATACGAAGAAGGTGCGAATCAAACTGCTAATAAcgatgaaaataaatcaaagGAAGTGGTGGAGATCGACGAAGACGAAGGCGACAAAATTGTGGACTCGTCAACCGAAGTGATATACGACGGCAAAAAAAACAAACCGGAGCCGGAAGTCGTCGAAATCGTCGACGACTCGCGAGATGATAGCGAGAGGACTCATCCAGGACGAATCTTGAATTCTGGAGAGGGCTCTGAGATACAATCCGTGGAAAAGAGTAGCATCGATTTCAGCTACAAGTCTACAGAGAGCGTGAAAGAGTCGTGGGATTCGAGACCACTAACGTCAGACGATAGGATGGTAAACGGTAGCCTCGAATCCAAGAAGACCGATAACGATGGAACTCTGAGCATGGAATCGGATGCGTTCTCCGGGTGTGATGGGTCAATCTTTACGAAACCTGACAACGTAGACAATGTGAAAAAGCAAGATAACGTCAAGAGTAATTCCTTCGTGTTCAGGGATCCGGACAATATTGAGCTGATTAATATAAGTGACAATGATACGCCCAATgcggaagagaaaaaaaaatctgatccAATTCACAACACTGCGTCGACCAAAACCGTGCAG gtGGAGCGAGAGATTGGTATGTATGTCAAACTGAAGTGCGTGATTCACATGGACGAAAACACGAAAGAACATGTGAACAAGGAACTGACGGCGGTGAATTGCGAGCCCGTGATAATCGAGTCTACAAGTAGGCAAAAGAACGAGGACAGTCAGTCTTCATTGGCGGACATCTCCGACAACAAGGATTCACCACCTTGTTCCGTCAATAGCAATCCCCAATTATACCAACTGAACCCTTCCCGACTGTCTATAATGTCATCCATCAGCTCATCGAGCTCGGCGTCCAGCGCCGCTGCTCTAGCCGCGAAAATTGCTCTAAAGGCACATTACCCGATGGGACCAATGAGATACGTGAAGAAGTCTTCTCACGAATCGTTACTGACAGACAAGCTGGTATTGGACGAAATTTACGATCGCGTGACGCGCGAGTGGAAAAATCACCACTTGATGACCGCGACGATCCTGAGTTACGCGAACTCTGAGCTTGGTGCGACGAATATCAGCAACATCGAGCTGGATCATCGTAATCCTCACTTGAGAGATAACTTTGTGCGTTCATCGACGCCGGAAGAAACCGCCGTGATTGATGCAAAACTCGAGTTAACTACCACGCCGAAGAACACGAAGAAGGGAAAGGCTGTGAAAAGACAGAGGGGCAAAGTGACGAGATCAAACGTCATGCAGACCAACGGCAATGAGGACATGGTGAATATAAATACCGAGCCGACTCTGCACGCTTCCTTCGTCACGGAGACCGACACACCGTCCAGGAAGAAGAGCAGATTAGAAAGTACGGAGAATAAATTGGACACGGACGGCCTGGCGAATTCGTCGCTGCAAAACGATCCGGCCGACGAACTGGTCGGTAAAAGCGTATTTGCCAAATGGTcggacaaaaattattatcctgGCGTGGTGAGCGATCGACTCAAGACCAAATACAAAGTGAATTTTTACGACGGTAAGAGCAAGACACTCATACCGGAGTTTGTGATACCAATACCAAAGATTCTGAGGGAGGGTCTGTCCGTGTACGCGACTACAAAGACCAACGATTACGGCTCTTGCGGCATCATCATCGACTCCCATACGTCGACCTCGACGATAAACAAAGGCGAGGATAACAGCGATACGTATTACACGGTAGAGACCGACGATGGTGAGCGATTGCGCGTGCAGGTACGAGATATTTTCCTCTCGAACGATCAGGCGCAGGTACTAAAAGAGGAGGTGGAATCCTTGGACAAGGGCTCTCTGCCGAGCACGCCAAAAGCGCTCGGCCAGGTGACGCTTGACAACTTGGTGGATGGCAAACGACGTTCCAAGCGAATTGGCACGCCCGTCTTCTCGACTCCTAAGTCTAGGGATAGTGGAATAAGCAGTTCGACAAGCAAGACCAGATCTTCGAAACCTTCTGTGTCCGGTATGTCCAGATTAAAGGACACGTCGGAGAACGAGGGCATGTCGAGCGACTCGAATGTTGGATCGGCTCAGGTCGAGGACGAGTACGTTCTAAGAGGTGTACAGAGGGAGATCATCGGCACGCCGTGCGAGCAGATTGTAAAGGGTCCACAAAACAGAATTAAAGGCAAGTCGCGTAACAAGAAGAAGATAGAAGATCCACAGATCATCGCCACACTTGGTCCGATCCCACCGGCGAACTCCACCATTTTCAAAGACAAATCGTTCATCCTCACTTGCGTAGACGTGAAAATGTGTGAGAg atttaaagaACCCGCATCGAGTATAGAAATAGAAGTTTCCGACACAGAAGTCGAGACCGAGAACGAGGAGGAATGGAATGAGCGACCATTCGTACGCGATAGGCTACACGCGCAGATCCTGGCGGGCGGCGGTAAGATTTACGAGAACTTCGATCAGATACCAAGGGAAGAGTATAAAAATACGACACTTATCACAAACGTACCGAACACGACGGCAAAAAGCGTTCTGTGCCTATCGGTTGGCATCCCCATGTGCAATCACAGATGGATCATTAGATGCTGTTCAGAA GGAAAGAGAGTAACACAAGGGGAGGAAGAGCTTCCAACTGGTTGGAGTTTACAGAAAAAGAAGTATGTAGAAAGGTTCGAAGCCAAGGATAAGCCGTTGTCGGAGACCATCGTAATAATTCCCAATTTAGTATCTGATAGTTGGTTTGTCACATTCTGGCGGCAAGTTTGCGACAACGCGGGCGCGGTAGTCATAATCGTCGATGACTTAg gaGCTATGGAAACAATGGATTTCGCCAGTAGGAATAAAATAGTTCTGTCTAATCGGAAATGCCCATCGTGGGCTGTGAACAGAGCAAATCAATTACAAATTCCAATAGTGTCGACTACGTGGGTGATTCAGTGCTTAATTGAAGGTAAAACTTGCCAACATGATCAGCATCCACGTTACaaatacaattacatattacattaa